The Candidatus Mancarchaeum acidiphilum sequence CATTTGTGTTCTCCAAGGATAAGTGGAGCGTTGTACAGCAGGGAATGTTCAACAAAGGCAACACTGCAGTCAGGTTCCAGATATTCTGTGACAATATTGACAAAAACGATATATCCTGCGAGACAAACAGCGCAGTGGCTTCAGACCTATCTAACAATACAGTGGATCTGACATTCAAGGACAATTCAGAAATAAAAGCCAAAAGCCTGGATATGGTAAATGACAATTTAAATGAGATAGTCAATTTTGGGAAAACTTACAATCTCCCAGGCAGGCATGAGATAATCCCTTCGTGTGATTTAAGCAAGCAAGCAATAAAGCTTCTGGAGTATGCTAATGATATGAAGCCAGAAAATTACAATGATCTTTTATCTATAAAGGGCATAGGTAGGAAAACATTGAAATCCGTTGCCCTGATATCATCTCTCATATACAAGAATGAGATTTATGAAAGGGATCCTGTTCTTTATTCTTACAATCTTGGTGGCAAGGATGGCATACCTTACAGGATAAATCTAAAAGATTATGATAATGTTATAAGTAGTATGAAGGAAATAATAGACAATGCGAAGATTGGCCCACAAGATAGGGGCAAGGTATTGTCAAGGTTAAGCAAGGACTTGGAGGAAAAATATCTCAGGCTGAACAAGTTTGTTGGGTGATTAAATAGCATTGAAAGTTTATAATACATTAACCAGGTCGGAAGAAGAATTCGTCCCTTTAAATGATAAAACGGTTAACATGTTTGTATGCGGCCAAACCCCATATGATGATGCACACCTGGGCCATGCAAGGAACTATATAATATTCGATGTTGTAGCAAGGTGGCTTAGGCATGAGGGCTACAAAGTAAATTATGTCCAAAACATAACGGATATAGATGACAAGATAATAAACAGGGCGAAAGAGCAAGGCATAACCGCGGAGCAGCTTGAGAGAAGATACGAAAAGAGGTTCCTTGAGGATATGGAGGTAATAGGAGTAAAGAAGGATATAACAAAATATGCAAGGTCACATGACTACATAGAGGCAATACGCCAGCAGATACAGCTTCTCCTGGATAAAGGGTATGCATATTATCTTGACGGCGATATATATTACGATGTTGACAAATTCAAGGATTACACAAAGCTTTCAGGAATGAAGCTCGAGGAGCTCAAGAACCATAGGGTAGAGCCAAAAGAAGGAAAAAAGAACGTATATGATTTTGCTTTGTGGAAAGCGGCAAAGCCAGGGGAGCCGAAATGGGACATTAAGCTTAATATAAATGGCAAGGAAATGGAGTTACAAGGAAGGCCAGGATGGCATATAGAGGATACCGCGATAACCTACACACTTTTTGGTCCTCAATACGATCTCCATGGAGGGGCAAGCGAATTGATATTCCCTCACCATACTAACGAGATTGCACAAGCGGAAGCGGCCTTTGGAAAGAAGCCTTTTGTAAGGTACTGGCTGCATGTTGGAGTATTGAACATAAACAATGTCAAAATGAGCAAGAGCCTTAAAAATTTCATAACTATAAGGGATGCTTTGGCAAAGTACGATCCTGAAGCGTTAAGACTGCTTATGGTGTCGGCAAATTATAGGAAGGAGATAAATTATACAGAAAAGATGATGGAGGATTCGCAGGGAAAACTAAACTACATGTACAACTCGTTCAGCATATTATACAATTACCACAAAATCATAAGCTCTAAAGGTTCCGATGAGAGCAACCTCATTAATGAATTCAAGAAATTTGAAAAAGAGTTTACAGAATTGATGAATGATGATTTCAATACATCTGTTGCATTGATGAAGCTTATTGCAATCCTGACAACGGTAAGGGCTTATTTGGAGAGCCATGATGGTATTACACAGAGCTCAAAAGATAGCTTGATAAAAGGGATACTGGAATATGCAAACATATTTGGTATTCTTGAAAACACTTATTACAAGGAGAGCATACCTGAAGGCTTGGAGGACCTTATGAAGGAGAGGGATAGGTTAAGGAAGAGCAAAAATTATGCTGAAGCTGACAAGATAAGGGAGGATATTAAGCAGAGATATGGTGTTCTCCTCGAGGATACAGAATACGGTACTGTTTGGTATAAGAAAAGAGCACAGGAGAGTACTTCAGCTTGATTGGTTTTCTGTTGCATCAGGAGCATCTTTCTTGTCGCTTTTATCTTCGCCGTTGATTACTTTGCTGCCTACCACTGCCCTGTTTTCTATCGCGGTCTTTATGCCTTTAAGTTCATCTGGCTTCATCACTTTCTCCAGTATGTATTTTGAGTAGTTTACGGATGTTTCAGACAAGTCCATTAGTATTGTCTGCAGCTCAGCACCCGTCAAACGTATTTCGCTTGCAGGCCTTAATATCTCAACACCTGCAGGTGCATAGTTAAATGCGATTTTAAATGCATAGCTTGGTTTTTCGAATAATGTTGTTATCTCTGCCACTGTGCTATAAACATCATCAACTTTAATTGGTTCCTCTATTGCACCATAACAATATATTACGCCTTTTTCTTTTAGGAGCCTGTTGCTTACCAAGTCTATCATCAGGGGCTGGAGCTTGCTGGCATCTTCGCTCTGCATGTCAAAATAAAGCTTTATCAGCATCCCTCCTTTTTCTATTGTTTCGTCCGTAACCTTATCAACTTCTGATTTTGCCATTTAATCACCTAATTATGATTCCCAACTGTGTATAATGGTAGAATTGCAACCGGCAGGGGCAGTGAATTTGCCGCTTATCAACAACTTCAGATATCCTAAATATGGAGCAACGCCTACCACTTTGCCTTCGACCTCACTGCTATTTGGCGGGTAGTTGTCATATTGCATATCAAGTCCTGGATTGTTGTCCCCTTTTGTCAATATGTAGTAATTCCCACTCTGATTTAATATAGCATATGCCCTATGGACTATGAATGAATCACCCTCCTTGTAAAACAAGTCTGAAGGTTCTGTCTGGTACACCACGACACTATTGTTAGCGTCACCTTTTATGGTTTTGTTATTTATCCTTATTGACTCCAAATATGCTTCTTCTCCTTCAGTTCCGTTGTTGTATCTTATGCTTCTAACACCGCAATTGTAGCTTATGGGGTATCCGCTGGTGTTGTTGAGTATCTCATCTCCTGATGATCCCTCTTTGTAAAGCCCTATTGCCCATCCCTCCTCATAATACTGGGATACCTCCAATTGCGTGCCGCTATATTTATAGGCAACACAGGACAATGAATCCGGATATCCCTGGGACATTATATACCCGATCTCGCTTTTAGTGACATTTACCATAGGGGCTTTTATTTGCTTGATATTTGATATTCCTGAAATCGCTATTATATCTCCCCTATGCAGGTAAGGGAGCATGCTGCAGCTTGGCACCACATTGATAGGATAGCGCGTATTCAAGCCGTACATCAATGCAAGCCAAATCACGGCTACGACTATTATAGTTCCGAATATCTCTATAACAACCTTCTTGCTTCCTTCCTCCCTAACACTCTGTTCAAGCTCAAGCCCTATTATCAGAACAAGGAATATAAACGATAGCAACCCCAGTATTATTGATAGATATTCGTACCCGCTGAATACTAGGTACAGTGCTATTGATATGAAAAATGCAATATAGAAAGGCAGCAGCTTTATTCCTTGCTTTTTGGAGGGTTTTTCGGCTGCTTGACTAGGCCTATTGCCTCCTGCCTTGGCATCTTTGTAATCCGCTTTTTTCTTCTTTGACAACAAACCCCCTCTTATTTATTGAGGTTGCTTAATTTGACCGCCACGGATCTTGATTCGTCATTCTGATTTACAAAACCTATTACAGCATCAGCTGATGTTATCAGCGTATCGTTGTGGCTCACCACTATGAATTGTGATCTTTCACTCATTTTCTTAAGCAATAAGGATAGCTTCTTTGAATTATCCTTGTCTAATGCGGAATCGATCTCATCGAATATGTAGAATGATTTAGGATCGCGCATCAGTATAGCAAATAGTAATATTAAAAGATTTAAAGATTTTTCCCCTCCCGATAAGGTTTCTGAATTCGCTTCCCTTCCGCTCTCCTTCTTCACGATTATGTTAAGCCCGGAATTAAAAGGGTCTTTTGGATTCTGCAGCACTAAACGTCCCTCTGTGCCAATTGTGACCTTGTGAAGGGTTGAGAAGTTCTCATTTACTTTGCTAAAGGTTTCATTGAATACTTCGAGCTTCTTGCGCTCTACCTCCTTTATCATTGACATTATTGAATTTTTCTCGCTGTCCAGTGTGTTAAGTTTTAATGCCGCCTCCTCCACCCCCTTACTTTTTTCAAGGTACATTTCAGGGGCTTTTAGGTTTACCTCCCCTAACTTTGAGAGGCTTGATTTGAATTCTGAAAGCTTTCTCTCTAATTCCTCTATGCTGCCCTGCATCTCTTCAATTCCTTCATATGTGGATAGTTCTGCTTTTATATCTGACAGCCTTACATTTGATTCTATGCTCCCCGACTTTAGGTCATTGATTTCCCTGTTCATTTGGTCAATGTGGGATGATATCCTGCCTTTCTCAAATCCTAAATCTTCAATAGTCTTTTCAATACCTGAAAGCTTGTTATAAAGCTCTACACTGTCCTTATCTTGGGCCTTCATTATTGCTTCATTTTCCGCTTTAACCGCTTTCTCATCCTCCAGTTTGCTTTCAAAATCCTTAATCTGTGACTTTTGAAGTGCTATCTTAGATTCAACTTTCTTCAGTTCTTCTGATAGCTCTTGGAGCTTCGTTTTATTTAATGCCACCTCCTTACTCTTTGACGCGTGGTCAACTTTCAGGCTTTCTATCTCTGATCTTAATTTTGGCAGATTCTGTACGCCCGATTTGGCAGGCATGCTTGATTCTTTTTCCTCCATGGATTCCTTTAGCTTCTTTATTTTTAGGTCGATCATTGATTTCTCAGAATCGAGCATTTCAACTTCTTTTGAGAGAGAACTAAGGTTGCTTTTTAATTCGCTTTCTTTTTCTTGTACTGTGCTTGCAGAATTATACTGTTCAAGCAGTTTTTTCTTGGTCTGTATTTCATTATCAATGTTCTCCAACCTTACTTGGTTTTGTGAGATCTGCCTAAAAGTCTCATTTATTAGCTCGTCAAGTTCTGCCTGCCTTGATGAAAGCCCTTTCCTTGTGGTCTCTGTCTCTTCCAGCTCCATTCTAAGCTTTCCTGGGAAAACATTGCTGCTTTTGGAACGCCCTCCTGTCACTATTCCTGAAGGCTCAACCAGCTCGCCATCAAGAGTGACGAATCTATACTTTCCAATCCCCAGCTTCTTTGCTTGCTCTATGTTGTCTATTATATATGTGTTGGAGAATATATATGCAAAAGCCTTTTCAAATTTTGAATCGTACTCTATATGCCTTAAGAGCGGGTCCATCTTGTTCTCCTGCATCGGATAATAGGATATTTCCTCTATAGGTATGAAGGATGCACGCCCCATCATTGCTCTTTTGAGCACCTTTATGGCATTGTTAGCCGTACTTATGTTGTCCACTACAAAGTAATTCATCCTGCTTCCAGAAGCTGTATTTACGGCCTCTGAATACTTTTCATCATACCTGCATAACTCATATGCCCTTCCATAAAATCCTTCCTTGATCACGCTTTTAAGCGTTTCCTCCATGCTGTCTCTTGCCCCTCCGAAGCTTGATAACTGCTCCCTTAGATTTATGCTGCGGATATTTGCCTTGTCTAGTGCACCTCCTATCTCTATCCTCTCTGACTTTAATTGTGATATAGATTTCCCTTCCTTGGATATCTCTGAACTCAGCCTTGCCTTTTCTAAGTCAAGGCGGGACAGATCCTCTTTTATGCTTTGGACGCTTTCTCCTGCTGTGGCAATCTTTGACTGTATTGATGAGTACTCAGATTTTAATTGCTCCAGCCTGACTTTTTTATCCGTATAATCGGAGTTCAATGAATTTAATTTGGCGGATTGCTCTTCGTATTCTTTCTGCAACGTTTTATATTCTTGCATCCCTGCATCATTTGCTGATTCAAGATCCTTGTAATAATTGGACTTTGACTCTATGTCTTTTGATATTGCTGCTAGCTCTGCCGATTCCGCCTCTATTAATGAGGATATCTTTGAGATATCTGATTTATGGCTCTCTAAACTGAGTTCTAGTTCCTTGACTGATTCGTTAAGGTTTGATATGTTTGCCAGGTAAACTGCAATGTTCTTGTTGGCATTTTCTACTGCCGCATTTATCGAGCCAAGCTTGCTGGATTTTAGATTTATCTCTTTTGATATTTCATTATGCTTTGAAGATAAATCAGATATTTTTCCATTCAATGAGTCAAGCGAATCTTTCTCCTTTGAAAGAAGTTCGTTTTTGGCTTTGATTTCCTCATTTATCTTTGACATCCTTGAATCGATCTCCTCAAATCTCCTCTTCAGTACCGTATAATTTATTTTCTTTATTTGTGAGGCAAAATGC is a genomic window containing:
- a CDS encoding DUF763 domain-containing protein, with the translated sequence MQNYSFLPLHGGNAPKWLFGRMVKLSSLIANEIIDEYGADEFVKRVADPYWFQALACAVGYDWHSSGTTTVTMAALKQALDGYSDIYIAGGKGKTGLKTPDDILKGADLLSTNNAEQLVKYSRITAKIDSSLIYDNFGIYHHTFVFSKDKWSVVQQGMFNKGNTAVRFQIFCDNIDKNDISCETNSAVASDLSNNTVDLTFKDNSEIKAKSLDMVNDNLNEIVNFGKTYNLPGRHEIIPSCDLSKQAIKLLEYANDMKPENYNDLLSIKGIGRKTLKSVALISSLIYKNEIYERDPVLYSYNLGGKDGIPYRINLKDYDNVISSMKEIIDNAKIGPQDRGKVLSRLSKDLEEKYLRLNKFVG
- the cysS gene encoding cysteine--tRNA ligase, with amino-acid sequence MKVYNTLTRSEEEFVPLNDKTVNMFVCGQTPYDDAHLGHARNYIIFDVVARWLRHEGYKVNYVQNITDIDDKIINRAKEQGITAEQLERRYEKRFLEDMEVIGVKKDITKYARSHDYIEAIRQQIQLLLDKGYAYYLDGDIYYDVDKFKDYTKLSGMKLEELKNHRVEPKEGKKNVYDFALWKAAKPGEPKWDIKLNINGKEMELQGRPGWHIEDTAITYTLFGPQYDLHGGASELIFPHHTNEIAQAEAAFGKKPFVRYWLHVGVLNINNVKMSKSLKNFITIRDALAKYDPEALRLLMVSANYRKEINYTEKMMEDSQGKLNYMYNSFSILYNYHKIISSKGSDESNLINEFKKFEKEFTELMNDDFNTSVALMKLIAILTTVRAYLESHDGITQSSKDSLIKGILEYANIFGILENTYYKESIPEGLEDLMKERDRLRKSKNYAEADKIREDIKQRYGVLLEDTEYGTVWYKKRAQESTSA
- a CDS encoding AAA family ATPase: MLYIDKIHIRNFKSFKNSSTQFTNGFNCIVGANGAGKSNICDSLLFALGETSLKRMRVSKTKDLLNSLSLENSKSKKTASVSITFSGSSSFEIYRSVDSDGKIEYRLDGKKATRQEIVDMLARNGAVVNETNTITQGEINKIMGLSVKERRYLIDIAAGIKEFDDKREDSLKELGKVDEKISAAKALLGERLGFLNELKKEKDDAEAYQHFASQIKKINYTVLKRRFEEIDSRMSKINEEIKAKNELLSKEKDSLDSLNGKISDLSSKHNEISKEINLKSSKLGSINAAVENANKNIAVYLANISNLNESVKELELSLESHKSDISKISSLIEAESAELAAISKDIESKSNYYKDLESANDAGMQEYKTLQKEYEEQSAKLNSLNSDYTDKKVRLEQLKSEYSSIQSKIATAGESVQSIKEDLSRLDLEKARLSSEISKEGKSISQLKSERIEIGGALDKANIRSINLREQLSSFGGARDSMEETLKSVIKEGFYGRAYELCRYDEKYSEAVNTASGSRMNYFVVDNISTANNAIKVLKRAMMGRASFIPIEEISYYPMQENKMDPLLRHIEYDSKFEKAFAYIFSNTYIIDNIEQAKKLGIGKYRFVTLDGELVEPSGIVTGGRSKSSNVFPGKLRMELEETETTRKGLSSRQAELDELINETFRQISQNQVRLENIDNEIQTKKKLLEQYNSASTVQEKESELKSNLSSLSKEVEMLDSEKSMIDLKIKKLKESMEEKESSMPAKSGVQNLPKLRSEIESLKVDHASKSKEVALNKTKLQELSEELKKVESKIALQKSQIKDFESKLEDEKAVKAENEAIMKAQDKDSVELYNKLSGIEKTIEDLGFEKGRISSHIDQMNREINDLKSGSIESNVRLSDIKAELSTYEGIEEMQGSIEELERKLSEFKSSLSKLGEVNLKAPEMYLEKSKGVEEAALKLNTLDSEKNSIMSMIKEVERKKLEVFNETFSKVNENFSTLHKVTIGTEGRLVLQNPKDPFNSGLNIIVKKESGREANSETLSGGEKSLNLLILLFAILMRDPKSFYIFDEIDSALDKDNSKKLSLLLKKMSERSQFIVVSHNDTLITSADAVIGFVNQNDESRSVAVKLSNLNK